A window of the Diceros bicornis minor isolate mBicDic1 chromosome 28, mDicBic1.mat.cur, whole genome shotgun sequence genome harbors these coding sequences:
- the LOC131393810 gene encoding complement C5-like, with protein sequence MWEAVPALFDERRVDLHLSQTFELWAAEADRVNLTTTPPDLSNIYKISSSVSSIFLGNWLWKVYHVPKRRQLELMLPDFLTTWEIQGIGISNKGLCVADVLQLQVYKDHFLAINNNVPRVD encoded by the exons atgtgggaagctgtCCCAGCACTGTTTGATGAGCGGCGTGTAGACCTGCACCTGAGCCAAACCTTCGAActttgggccgctgaagcagaccgtgtgaacttaaccactacgccaccag ATTTATCAAACATATATAAGATAAGCAGCAGTGTAAGCAGCATTTTTTTAGGAAACTGGTTATGGAAagtatatcatgttcctaaaag gcGTCAGCTGGAGTTGATGCTACCTGATTTTCTAACTACCTGGGAAATTCAAGGTATTGGCATTTCAAATAAAG GTCTGTGTGTTGCTGATGTACTGCAGTTGCAGGTGTACAAAGACCATTTCCTGGCCATAAACAACAATGTTCCAAGAGTCGATTAA